Proteins encoded in a region of the Lentisphaerota bacterium genome:
- a CDS encoding 2,3-bisphosphoglycerate-independent phosphoglycerate mutase, which translates to MRPVAIIIRDGWGLNPRELGNAVFAAQTPNIDRYRTRYPWTRLACSGEAVGLPEGYQGSSEVGHLNMGAGRVVIQELKRIDDGLSTGELFRAEKWQALMAQWRKNKSRLHLLGLLQDEGVHAHQEHLFKIMRRAREEFPQGEIVIHPFLDGRDTPPRSTLEYLGRLEIEMAAVGHCRIGTVMGRYYAMDRSKNWALTDTAYHCLVCAEGRREASAVEAVRTSYAADRTPDGQEMGDEYIPCCVIGDYAGMGDGDAVMHTNYRQDRAIQLTQAFVLDGYAGKRKARPRVAYLGFTRYWDEFTEY; encoded by the coding sequence ATGAGACCGGTAGCTATCATTATTCGTGACGGATGGGGGCTCAATCCCCGCGAGCTGGGCAATGCGGTGTTTGCGGCGCAAACGCCGAACATCGACCGGTATCGCACGCGCTACCCGTGGACACGGCTGGCGTGCAGTGGCGAGGCGGTGGGGCTGCCCGAGGGATATCAGGGGTCGAGCGAGGTGGGGCACCTCAACATGGGGGCGGGGCGGGTGGTCATCCAGGAGCTGAAGCGGATTGACGACGGCCTGAGCACGGGCGAGCTGTTCCGCGCGGAGAAGTGGCAGGCGCTGATGGCCCAGTGGCGGAAGAACAAAAGCCGGCTGCACCTGCTGGGGCTACTGCAGGACGAGGGGGTGCATGCTCATCAGGAGCATCTCTTCAAGATCATGCGCCGCGCGCGCGAGGAGTTCCCGCAGGGCGAGATCGTGATCCATCCCTTTTTGGACGGGCGCGACACCCCGCCGCGGAGCACGCTGGAATACCTCGGCCGGCTGGAGATCGAAATGGCGGCGGTCGGCCACTGCCGCATCGGCACGGTGATGGGGCGCTACTACGCCATGGACCGCTCCAAGAACTGGGCGCTCACCGACACGGCCTACCACTGCCTGGTCTGCGCCGAGGGGCGGCGCGAGGCTTCGGCCGTCGAGGCGGTGCGCACGTCGTATGCGGCCGACCGCACGCCGGACGGCCAGGAGATGGGCGACGAATACATCCCCTGCTGCGTGATCGGCGACTATGCCGGCATGGGCGACGGCGACGCGGTGATGCACACGAACTACCGGCAGGACCGCGCCATCCAGCTCACGCAGGCCTTCGTGCTGGACGGCTATGCGGGGAAACGCAAGGCGCGCCCCCGGGTCGCCTATCTCGGCTTCACCCGCTACTGGGACGAATTCACCGAGTAC
- a CDS encoding UDPGP type 1 family protein, with protein sequence MTFEHATEVLHHHGQGHVLRFWDRLDGAAREALLAQIATLDFESIARMREMLAAGGGAGAAGAPQPADVVTLDTAARAAAVARGEAELRAGRVGVLLVAGGQGSRLGYDGPKGAYVIGPASGATLFHYHARKVLALSRRHGVRVPFYILTSDTNDAATRAHFEEQGFFGLAREDVFFFMQGMWPALDASGRIILDAPGHIFMSPDGHGGTLSALAASGGLADMERRGLTTVFYFQVDNPLVEVADPAFIGLHLLEHADISIKVCAKREPQEGLGVVVMRDGRCEMVEYSELTDEQKHRRTPDGGLVFNYGSVAIHVFSLPFLRQEALRPLPLHLAHKKIPFCADDGTVVKPTANTGYKFEKFIFDVLPDAKRVVNLAFDRADEFSPVKNASGPDSPETCRRDLQAKWARWFAAAGVTLAPAAAGGSALPLEIDPAYALDAEELGRKAEMLKC encoded by the coding sequence ATGACGTTTGAACACGCCACAGAGGTTTTGCATCATCACGGGCAGGGGCATGTGCTCCGCTTCTGGGATCGGCTGGATGGGGCGGCGCGCGAGGCGCTGCTCGCGCAGATCGCCACGCTCGATTTTGAGAGCATCGCCCGGATGCGGGAGATGCTGGCGGCGGGCGGCGGCGCGGGGGCGGCGGGCGCGCCGCAGCCGGCCGACGTGGTGACGCTCGACACGGCGGCGCGGGCGGCGGCCGTGGCGCGGGGCGAGGCCGAGCTGCGCGCGGGGCGCGTCGGCGTGCTGCTGGTGGCGGGCGGACAAGGCTCGCGCCTCGGCTACGACGGCCCGAAGGGCGCGTATGTGATCGGGCCGGCGAGCGGCGCGACGCTCTTCCACTATCACGCGCGCAAGGTGCTCGCGCTGTCGCGGCGGCACGGCGTGCGGGTGCCCTTCTACATCCTGACGAGCGACACCAACGACGCGGCGACGCGCGCGCATTTCGAGGAGCAGGGCTTTTTCGGCCTGGCGCGCGAGGATGTCTTTTTCTTCATGCAGGGGATGTGGCCCGCGCTCGACGCCTCCGGCCGGATCATTTTGGATGCGCCCGGCCACATCTTCATGAGCCCCGACGGCCACGGCGGCACGCTTTCGGCGCTGGCGGCGAGCGGCGGGCTGGCCGACATGGAACGCCGCGGCCTGACCACGGTCTTTTATTTCCAGGTCGACAATCCGCTGGTGGAGGTCGCCGATCCGGCGTTCATCGGGCTCCACCTGCTGGAACACGCCGACATTTCGATCAAGGTCTGCGCCAAGCGCGAGCCGCAGGAGGGTCTGGGTGTGGTGGTGATGCGCGACGGCCGCTGCGAGATGGTCGAATACTCCGAGCTGACCGACGAGCAGAAGCATCGGCGCACGCCCGACGGCGGGCTGGTCTTCAACTATGGCAGCGTGGCGATCCATGTTTTCAGCCTCCCCTTCCTCAGACAGGAGGCGCTCCGTCCCCTGCCCCTGCATCTGGCGCACAAGAAGATCCCGTTCTGCGCCGATGACGGCACGGTGGTCAAGCCGACGGCCAACACCGGTTACAAGTTCGAGAAATTCATCTTCGACGTGCTGCCCGACGCGAAGCGGGTGGTCAATTTGGCCTTTGATCGCGCCGATGAATTTTCACCGGTGAAAAATGCCTCCGGCCCCGACTCGCCGGAAACCTGCCGCCGCGACCTGCAGGCCAAATGGGCGCGCTGGTTCGCGGCGGCGGGCGTGACCCTCGCGCCCGCCGCAGCGGGCGGGTCGGCGCTGCCGCTGGAGATCGATCCGGCGTATGCGCTGGACGCGGAAGAGCTGGGGAGAAAAGCTGAAATGCTGAAATGCTGA
- a CDS encoding peptide chain release factor 2 (programmed frameshift): MAIAIEDVMTRLDQLREGLVEMRGYLDIANRRERLNELEAQAAVPEFWNNAAAARDVIGKTNRERAFVKPFDGLCLAIEDAALLMDLARAEPDEAARDQAVQEAADAAARGEAIFRKLRMQSLLGGKLDASNAFLTIHSGAGGTESCDWADMLFRMYRRYCEDNGYELEVMDSQAGEEAGLKSITFAVRGAYAYGYLKGERGIHRLVRISPFDSAKRRHTSFCSLDVIAELEDDADVEVNEDDLRVDTYRSGGSGGQHVNKTDSAVRLTHLPTGIVVACQNERSQHKNRARAMSILKAKLYELQADQQRQEMERFYGEKGEIAWGSQIRSYVLQPYTMVKDHRTDEQTSNVQAVLDGALQPFIDAMLRLNATKQAG; encoded by the exons ATGGCTATTGCCATCGAGGACGTGATGACGCGCCTCGACCAGTTGCGCGAGGGACTGGTAGAGATGCGAGGTTATCTT GACATTGCCAACCGTCGCGAACGTTTAAACGAGCTGGAGGCTCAGGCCGCGGTCCCGGAATTCTGGAACAATGCCGCGGCGGCGCGGGATGTGATCGGCAAAACCAACCGCGAACGGGCGTTCGTCAAGCCGTTTGACGGGCTGTGCCTGGCGATCGAGGATGCCGCGCTGCTGATGGATCTGGCGCGTGCCGAGCCGGATGAGGCGGCGCGCGACCAGGCGGTGCAGGAGGCGGCCGACGCCGCGGCCCGCGGCGAAGCGATCTTCAGGAAACTGCGGATGCAGTCGCTCCTGGGCGGCAAGCTCGACGCCAGCAACGCCTTTCTCACGATTCATTCCGGCGCCGGCGGCACCGAATCCTGTGACTGGGCCGACATGCTGTTCCGCATGTACCGCAGGTATTGCGAGGACAACGGCTACGAGCTCGAGGTCATGGACAGTCAGGCGGGCGAGGAGGCGGGGCTCAAATCGATCACCTTCGCGGTGCGGGGGGCCTATGCTTACGGGTATCTCAAGGGCGAACGGGGCATCCACCGGCTGGTGCGGATCAGTCCGTTCGACTCGGCCAAGCGCCGTCACACCTCGTTCTGCTCGCTCGATGTGATCGCCGAGCTGGAAGACGACGCCGACGTGGAGGTCAACGAGGATGATCTGCGGGTCGACACCTACCGCTCCGGCGGTTCGGGCGGTCAGCATGTGAACAAGACCGACTCGGCGGTCCGGCTGACCCACCTCCCGACCGGCATCGTCGTGGCCTGCCAGAACGAGCGCTCGCAGCACAAAAACCGGGCGCGGGCGATGAGCATCCTCAAGGCCAAGCTCTACGAGCTGCAGGCCGACCAGCAGCGCCAGGAGATGGAGCGGTTTTACGGCGAGAAGGGCGAAATCGCCTGGGGCAGCCAGATCCGCTCCTACGTGCTCCAGCCGTACACGATGGTCAAGGATCACCGGACGGACGAGCAGACATCGAACGTGCAGGCGGTGCTGGACGGCGCGCTGCAGCCCTTTATTGACGCGATGTTGCGCCTGAACGCGACGAAGCAGGCGGGGTGA
- a CDS encoding transposase, which yields MQNTRQQNPMGQLWSSIQLWLFPVLEDEIGALDDKHRQFVAVCELCAPQDHIATYRWCGNGCPPSDRLTLCKAYIAKAVWNFATTRDLIDAIRHRPALRRLCGWESLGEVPSEATFSRAFDAFARDDRPQQIHEAMLKTHYGEKLAGHVSRDATAIHAREKAAAKPKANADLKRGRRRKDEPPAQPPEPTRMQRQLERDLKANLADLPTVCDWGCKKNSQDKTECWRGYKAHLDVIDGDIPVSFILTSASLHDSQVAIPLAQMTAERIINLYDLADAAYDAKEIREMSARLGHVAIIDHNARRGEKIEFSPAESRRYNERTAVERVNSHLHEEHGGRHVRVRGPVKVAAHLAFGLLVIAAEQMLRMLA from the coding sequence ATGCAGAACACGCGACAGCAAAACCCAATGGGCCAGTTGTGGAGCAGCATCCAGTTATGGCTCTTCCCAGTGCTGGAGGACGAAATCGGAGCGCTCGACGACAAGCATCGGCAGTTCGTGGCCGTCTGCGAACTGTGCGCTCCGCAAGATCACATCGCGACCTACCGATGGTGCGGCAACGGCTGTCCGCCCAGTGATCGGTTAACGCTGTGCAAGGCGTACATCGCCAAAGCCGTGTGGAACTTCGCCACCACCCGCGACCTGATCGACGCCATCCGCCACCGTCCGGCCCTGCGTCGGTTGTGCGGCTGGGAGTCACTTGGCGAGGTGCCCTCTGAGGCAACCTTTTCGCGCGCGTTCGACGCCTTCGCCCGCGACGACCGGCCGCAGCAGATTCACGAGGCCATGCTCAAGACGCACTATGGTGAGAAGCTCGCCGGACACGTCAGCCGCGACGCCACCGCGATTCACGCCCGCGAGAAGGCTGCGGCCAAGCCGAAGGCGAATGCCGATCTCAAACGCGGCCGCCGCCGCAAGGACGAACCTCCCGCTCAGCCACCGGAACCCACCCGGATGCAACGTCAACTCGAACGCGATTTGAAGGCGAATCTGGCCGATTTGCCAACAGTTTGCGACTGGGGCTGCAAGAAAAACAGCCAAGACAAGACCGAATGCTGGCGTGGGTACAAGGCCCATCTGGACGTGATCGACGGCGATATCCCGGTCAGCTTCATCCTCACCTCCGCCAGCCTGCATGACAGCCAGGTCGCCATTCCCTTGGCGCAGATGACCGCCGAACGCATCATCAACCTCTATGACTTGGCCGACGCCGCGTACGACGCCAAGGAAATTCGCGAGATGTCCGCGCGGCTGGGGCACGTGGCCATCATTGACCACAATGCGCGGCGGGGAGAAAAGATCGAGTTTTCCCCGGCAGAGTCGCGGCGCTACAACGAGCGCACGGCCGTCGAGCGGGTCAACAGCCATCTGCATGAGGAACACGGTGGACGGCATGTCCGCGTGCGCGGCCCGGTCAAGGTGGCGGCACACCTGGCCTTCGGCTTGCTGGTCATCGCCGCCGAGCAGATGCTCAGAATGCTCGCCTGA
- the fabD gene encoding ACP S-malonyltransferase, translated as MGKASVFSGQGAQYVGMGRDLAAADGAILSIFDRANEVLGFDLKSRCFDGPIEALTQSNVCQPAIFVVSVACLRAYQARFPEARFDLTAGLSLGEWTALHAAGVLGFDETLRVLEARGRFMQEACGAREGGMVSIMGATADQLDALCSATGVTQANINSESQVVLSGAKAGIADAARLAGEMKLKAVPLAVAGAFHSPLMAPAREQLAGFLKTVPFGTPRMTVLSNVTGQPHPADGEAIKALMLRQVTESVRLLDCVRTARAAGVADFTEFGPGKVLSGLIKRIDKQFAVANIQDVPSLDALTPPA; from the coding sequence GTGGGTAAAGCGAGCGTTTTTTCGGGGCAGGGCGCGCAATACGTTGGCATGGGCAGGGATCTGGCCGCTGCAGACGGGGCGATTCTCTCGATTTTTGACCGTGCGAACGAGGTGCTGGGCTTTGATCTGAAGTCCCGGTGTTTCGATGGGCCGATCGAGGCTTTGACGCAGTCCAACGTCTGTCAGCCGGCGATTTTTGTGGTCAGCGTGGCCTGCCTCCGCGCGTATCAGGCCCGGTTTCCGGAGGCCCGGTTTGATCTGACGGCCGGGCTGAGTCTGGGCGAGTGGACGGCGCTGCACGCAGCGGGTGTCCTGGGCTTTGACGAGACGCTGCGGGTGCTGGAAGCGCGCGGGCGCTTCATGCAGGAGGCCTGCGGCGCGCGCGAGGGCGGCATGGTGAGCATCATGGGCGCCACGGCCGATCAGCTCGACGCCCTCTGCAGCGCGACCGGCGTGACCCAGGCCAATATCAATTCGGAATCCCAGGTGGTGCTTTCCGGCGCCAAGGCGGGCATCGCCGATGCGGCCAGACTGGCAGGCGAGATGAAGCTTAAGGCGGTGCCTCTGGCGGTGGCCGGGGCGTTTCATTCGCCGTTGATGGCTCCGGCGCGCGAGCAACTGGCCGGCTTCCTGAAGACGGTGCCGTTCGGGACGCCCCGGATGACGGTGCTGTCGAATGTGACGGGGCAGCCGCACCCGGCGGACGGCGAAGCGATCAAGGCGCTCATGCTGCGGCAGGTGACCGAGTCGGTGCGGCTGCTCGATTGCGTGCGCACGGCGCGCGCGGCGGGCGTCGCCGATTTCACTGAATTCGGCCCGGGGAAGGTGCTCTCGGGGCTGATCAAGCGGATTGACAAGCAGTTCGCTGTGGCGAACATCCAGGACGTGCCGTCGCTCGACGCCTTGACGCCGCCGGCCTGA
- the fabG gene encoding 3-oxoacyl-[acyl-carrier-protein] reductase, translated as MGRFDGKIALVTGAGRGIGRIIAETLARDGADLVLCDVMPEPLEECAASITALGRKVLTVVTDVGNKDSVEACVARAVETFGRIDILVNNAGITRDKLLIRMSDEDWDLVLQINLKGAFLFSRAAARLMMKQRSGVMIQIASIIGLIGNAGQCNYAASKAGLIAMTKSLAKELGSRGVRVNAVAPGFIVSKMTDALPTEVRDQMLANTPLGRFGAPEDVANAVAFLASDDASYVTGQVLSVNGGMSM; from the coding sequence ATGGGACGGTTTGATGGAAAGATCGCGCTGGTTACGGGCGCGGGGCGGGGTATTGGACGCATCATCGCTGAGACGCTCGCGCGGGATGGCGCCGATCTGGTGCTCTGCGATGTGATGCCGGAGCCGCTGGAGGAGTGTGCCGCGTCTATCACCGCCCTTGGACGCAAGGTGTTGACGGTGGTGACCGACGTGGGCAACAAGGACTCGGTTGAAGCGTGCGTGGCGCGCGCGGTGGAGACTTTCGGCCGGATCGACATTCTGGTCAACAACGCCGGGATCACCCGGGACAAGCTGTTGATCCGGATGAGCGACGAGGACTGGGATCTGGTTCTGCAGATCAATCTGAAGGGCGCGTTCCTGTTCTCGCGGGCTGCGGCCCGGCTGATGATGAAGCAGCGTTCGGGGGTGATGATTCAAATCGCCTCCATTATTGGCTTGATCGGGAACGCCGGTCAGTGCAATTATGCTGCCTCAAAAGCTGGCCTCATCGCCATGACGAAGTCACTGGCGAAGGAGCTGGGATCACGGGGTGTCCGCGTGAACGCGGTCGCGCCGGGGTTTATTGTCTCGAAGATGACAGACGCCCTTCCGACGGAAGTGCGTGATCAAATGCTGGCCAACACGCCACTGGGGCGCTTCGGCGCACCGGAGGATGTGGCGAATGCGGTGGCGTTTCTCGCATCGGATGACGCGTCCTACGTGACGGGTCAGGTTCTGAGCGTGAACGGTGGAATGTCAATGTGA
- the acpP gene encoding acyl carrier protein: MANKLEERVKAIIVEQLGVNAEQVTPEASFIDDLGADSLDTVELIMAFEEEFGAEIPDEDAEKLTSVGKVIAYLAGKGFDKE, encoded by the coding sequence ATGGCCAACAAATTGGAAGAACGGGTCAAGGCAATCATCGTCGAGCAATTGGGCGTCAATGCCGAGCAGGTCACACCCGAGGCGTCGTTCATTGACGATCTCGGCGCCGACTCGCTGGACACTGTGGAACTGATCATGGCGTTCGAAGAGGAGTTCGGGGCGGAGATCCCGGATGAGGACGCCGAGAAGCTGACCTCCGTCGGCAAGGTGATCGCGTATCTCGCCGGCAAAGGCTTCGACAAGGAATAA
- a CDS encoding phosphatidylglycerophosphatase A, giving the protein MRMNERLIVAVATGFGFGYAPVASGTIGTLVALPIVWWAAGFHEQWWWQAALAAGLTLLAVPICDAAEKIFGTKDDGRIVADEWMLFPICLIGLPVREHGLILLPLCFVVARVCDIIKPPPARRLERVPGGAGIVLDDLVASLYALAVNHLTWEWIRPG; this is encoded by the coding sequence ATGCGAATGAATGAGCGGCTGATTGTGGCGGTGGCCACGGGTTTCGGATTCGGTTACGCGCCTGTGGCGTCGGGGACGATCGGCACGCTGGTCGCGTTGCCGATCGTTTGGTGGGCGGCTGGTTTTCACGAGCAGTGGTGGTGGCAGGCCGCGCTGGCGGCGGGGCTGACGCTGCTGGCGGTTCCGATCTGCGATGCCGCCGAGAAGATCTTCGGCACGAAGGACGATGGGCGCATCGTGGCCGATGAGTGGATGTTGTTTCCCATCTGCCTGATCGGGCTCCCCGTGCGAGAGCACGGGCTCATCCTGCTGCCGCTCTGTTTCGTTGTTGCGCGCGTCTGCGACATTATCAAACCGCCGCCCGCGCGAAGGCTCGAGCGTGTGCCCGGCGGCGCCGGCATCGTGCTCGACGACCTGGTCGCCTCGCTCTATGCCCTGGCCGTCAACCACCTGACGTGGGAATGGATCCGCCCAGGCTGA